Part of the Triticum aestivum cultivar Chinese Spring chromosome 4D, IWGSC CS RefSeq v2.1, whole genome shotgun sequence genome is shown below.
CTACCATGGAGCACCCACGCAGCATGAATCCCTCGGTAGCTCCGTTGCAGCCTCCATCATTCTGCAATTCGGGATATGGTGTGCATCGAAATCAGATTGCGCCACTCAATCCAACTGGACCTCATGGCAATTTCGCCACACCACCAGCACCATACCATGGAAATAACTACCATCAACGTCTCACTGCATCGATGCCTAATGAGGGATATCATATGCAGCGACCGCCCCCTCCGCCTCCAAGTCAATTCCCTCATATGCCATCAGAACCTAATAAAAGACCACAACAATGGAGTAATAACTCCTTGTCTTATCCTGAGAGCCATCGTTATAATGGGCATGATCGAGATCATCACAGACATGATAACATGCATCACGGGTATGATAGGAGACACCACTTGAATGATAGAGGGTATCGCCATGATGAAAGAGGACATCACTTTGACGAGAGAGCTATTAGGGGGCCGATGCTCCATGACCCTGACAGGGGAAGATTTCCTCCTTTTCCGCCAGGTACTTTTCTTATTTAGCATGGTTATCTCATTTCAACATGGAGAATTCTCCTGTGCAATGGTGGGGGGCGCACAAAGATGCCAACTGACCAACCCGGACTTAGTCTTCTATCTTAATTTCAGAGTGGTGGAAGTCAGTCTTGAATCCCTCACTTCAATAAATAAATACTTAAACGATCAAATTGTGAGCCTTTTCTTAGTTTGCATTTTTTTAATATTTCATGCTATGCAGTTCCCTTGAGAACACCAGTTCACTGCTATTTTATCACCCAGTATAGTATCGAGCTGATTTCATCTGTTCCTGATTGTTATCCAGGACCACCTGCTCCAGACCATTTTGAAGCATTTGCAGCGCCAATGCAATATGGACGTCCATCAGATCCTCCGCCAGGTGGGTGGTCTATGGATCCTCAAGTTCCTCATGTCGCAGGAGGTATGTTACTACTCATCCTGCactgttctgttttctgttgtgAGTTGCATCTATTTGCCCGATCGTCTCTACTATTACAAGTCAAGTTGTCTAGAAAATCCAATTCCAGTTCCTTAGTAGTGCGTGCTACTTAAAAAAAACCTACTCTGTAATTTCATAGATGGCTTTTGTGTTGTTTGAAGCTGCTATTATTATGCTACTATGGAAGAAAAATCAATTTTTAATCTTCTAGTGAATTATCAGTAATTCCTCCTATTAATGTTTGTGTTGCACTATATAAATTGCTTGGTTTAACCGTGTAAGACGGGGTTTGCTCAAAATGTGGAAGTATGAAATGAGCAGTTCCCACACATTTCGTCAGCTTATGATGAAGTTGATGATAGTACTAAATATGTTGTTCATTGCAGCACATGGTAGCTGGAGGCCAAGATAACACTTGACTATCTTTGAATCTGTTCCGTTGCTCCAATACCTGCCACCTTTTACACATGTTGTATGGTAGGCACAACCGGGAGGTGGGCTGACCACGCCAGCGGCTGTCATCTATCAATTTTAACCATAGATTGTATTGTTAGTCTAACAGCGTTCAGTATCATTCGTCGAGTCTTCATTATTTGTATGTCCATTCATAAATCCCTTCTGTCCTCCTCCTGACAACAGCTACTTTCAGATGACTTGCTGAAACTGCACTATTACAGCGTacataaagcaaaaaaaaaaacccTGAATAAATACAAATCATTTTACTGTAGTTGTTGCATCATATGCTAGTGCCGTCACATTCTTCTCAAAGTAAGTCAGACCCATTATGGGatgtctcctcctcctctcctcccctgcgGCCCCTCGGCCGCTCCCAGCTCCACCCAGCCCacacctccggccaccgcggccgccgTCCACTCTCCAGCACCATCGTCCGCACCAGTTGTCCCGGCCTCCTTCCACGATCCCATTCCATGGCATGTCTCCCCCACCTCCCGAGCCTTGCGCATGGCTCTTGGAGTTGGGGACGCCATGGGTGACGACTTCCAAGCGCAGGTCTGGCGCTGCCTCTCCAAGCACATCAACCCGCGCCACCACGAGCCACCATGCTTCCTCTCCGTGCAAGTTCGCCACTCCTCACTCGACATCGATGAGGAGCTCGTTGCCGTCCTCATGCAAGCCTGTCTGGGTGGCAATGCTCCTACCTTCCAGGTGACTCGCCTCCAAGACGACCTCTTCCGAATCTCTGTCTCCGACGTGCGCATCGTTCGCGCTCTCCTCGCCGAGCCCGTGCTCGTCGCCACGACCCACTCGATCCAGTTTCTGCCTTTTCCTCCGCCTCAACAAACTCATGACCCACCCACCAACATCCAAACAACCTTGGACATCGGCGACCGCTTTGGCCATGCGGATGCCTTCCTGCGCTCTCAACTCGGGTTCGTCCCCTCGCCCGTCATCGATTTCTCTCGCAACATCTTCGATCTGTTCTCCACCAAGGTCTTTTCTTCGCCACAAGACTCCTCCTCGCCCACTAGGATAATTTTCTTCGTCCACAAAGCTAACTTCATGGTTGACGAACCGCTCGTCGCCGTGTTACTCTCATTCCGTTTTGGTGGATCTCCGCGAAGCATTTCCATCATGCGCCTATCCCACGCGGCGTTCACAGCGTCGGTATCGTCTTACCACGTTGCGTCACTCATGGCCGCCTGCTCGCCGATCGTTGCTCCTCGCATGTTCGCCACGGTCACGGTCGCGCCGCTTGCGATGCCGGCCCCGCCCCCATCTCCGGTGGCCTCGCCGCTCCTGCTTGCGGGTGTGCCACCTCAACCTGCTGCCGCTCCGTCACCAGCCTCTCCTCCGTGCATGGCCTCCATGCATGTGGGGCCCGCAACCGCCAACGGTCGTCCGCCTCTTGGGGCTCCTGTGACCTCCCCAACACTTAGCCTCTCGCGTTCACATGCAAAGGTACGACCGTTCCGTCCTGGGATCTCGTTTAATAAGCTGATTTTTTCTAAGTACCACTGCCTTGTCACCATGCCCACTACACGCCTCACACATAAACCAACCACCCCTATATGGGTTGTCTTCCACTCTGGCTCGGTTTGCGCTAATGAAACACTGATTAATAATGCCTTAGACCACCAGTTCTCCTTTAAATGTGTCTTCCACGCAACCACGCTTGCTCCGAACCTGTTCTTAGTGCATGTGTTCTCGGTCTTGGTCAGAAGAGAGGTTCTCCGTTGCGCGCCACTAGagttttcaaatttcaaaatcCTGCTCTTTGACTCTTTTGACCATGCATCACAAACAGTGCGATCAGTACCATTGCCAACTGTGTTCGAACCGGACTCATTTGACCCGTCCCACAACGTCCGACCTACCCACTGCACGTCCTTGCTTGGACCGCACTCGTTAACTAGAATAAACACACAAAATCTATCCCCTCTGAACCCGGGGATTCATCTCACTGTTCTAGGCGAGGATTCTACTGCATCGTCCCCGGTTGACCAAAATCCACTCGATGGCCTGGGACACGTGGACCTCTCGGCCAGCTTGGCCTCTCCCGTCACGTCTCCCCGAAACCTTTCcaatgaaagaaaacaaaaactagGTGCGGACTGCGccgtcccctccccctcccctcccagcCTACCCAGTTCTTTAAACCCTAAAACGCTAGACCATCCGCCCCCACGCCCTCTATCCACCACTGACTGCCTGGACCCGCTGCCGTCGCCACAGCCGCCCCCCGGTCGGCTCCCGGGGCTGCTCGATCTTGCCACCGCCTGCGCTGACCCAAAAGCATACCCCACTGTCGCTGATTTGCGGGACCCATCCTCCCTCACCGCTTGCACCAACCAATGCTTGCATGCACACGCATGCGCCCATCATCACGTCtactccacctcctgcctcccctACCTCCGCCAGCCTACACACCGCCCCGTCCCCTCAGCTTCGTCCCGAGACCGCCATGGACCAGTGCCACGCTCCTGCCACTCCTACCACCCCTGCGTGCTCTTCGGTCTCCACGCCGCTGCAGACCCCGCGCTCCTACCGGGAGGTTTTGCTCAGCTCCCCAGCTCCGGCCGCTGCAATCGACCCCCCCATCCTCTGGCCTCTCCGGCCTATAAATCAGCCCCTCCCCGGGCGGCCAGCCCCAAACACATCCACCACAGATATAGCCGAAAGCAAAAACCAAGATGCTTCCGATGTCTCGCCAGTGACCACACCATCTCCGACTGCCGTGATCCCGTCCGCTGCTCTCGCTGCTGGTGCTCCGGTCATCGGAGTTTCAGGTGCAAAGCCGTCCGCTTCCTTGCTTTCTTCCCCCTATGCCCCCTCTCCGCGTATTAACCCTGCGTTTGTGCGTCCGCCATGCAGCTCAATGGCGCACACGACGGGCACCCACACCGCCTCCGGCTCGTCGACCGGATCCAGGCTCTCGGACGGCGCTCCCATCTGGTTCGGCTCCCACTGCGTCCTCACCAACGACCTCCCTCCTTTCCACCTCCCTCTCATCTTCGGTCCTCGAGCCTCCAACGCCTCTCCTCCGGCGCCGTCCTTCGCCCCgccacctccccctccccacctACCACAGCTCCATCTGCTGCTAGCCGTTCTCCTCCGGCGCCCCACATCCCACTACTTGTCCCGCCAAGCTGCCTCGTCCGCAGGTCGATAACCTATCCTACGTGCACCTCGCCACCCCCATGCTCAACCCCTTCCGCTTCATCTGCCAGGCTATCGCTCTCCACCGCAACAACCCTACGTTCGGGCTCACCTCCTCTGGCCGTGGCGCTGCGCGTCTCTCCTTTGCAAACGCTGAAGAGCGTTTCGCCGTCACGGGCCATGGCCCTATCCACCACGAGGGCAACGCCCTCTTCTTCGAGCGTCCAGAGCACGCAGACAATAGATCCCTGGCCATCTTCATTCACATGGCTGAGATCGAAGCCTTTGACTATCCCGATGAGCTCTGGCACCCTGAGGGGGAAAATTACTTCTTCTCACACCTGGGAGACTTCGTGTCAGTAGATTAGCACTGCTTCCAGGGTGACCACTCCAGTGTCCGTGCTCTTGTCATGGTGGCCCGCGACTTCGTCCTTCCCCCTTGTCTCATGGTGCGCCTTCCTGACAACGATGTATTTGTCGTCAAGCTTGAGAGCCGTGCTCTCTTCCGCCATGGCTCGGGCGCCTCCCCtttctcctccgatgacgaggacAACTCTTCCCTTTCCTCCCAGATATCCAACCCACGCCTGTCCCGAGCCACCACGCACCAGATCCGATCCATCGCTGCAGCCATGTCTCCTTTCGCATGCACACCCGAATCTCCCTCGGGCCCTCCACCAACACCTGCAACTACGCTCCCTCTGGACAGCATCCCTATCCTTGCTGTCATGGCCGATGGCATGCCTGTGGCCATGCTGGTGCATGCCCCATGGTCTCCTCCCGCATGCACTCCCACTCCCGCTCGCAAGCTTGTCCGATCGACTGCTCCCCGTCCTATGCTCGCATTACCAGCTCCACCCTCTCCAGCTCCCTTACCACCACCACTGTCCCCTCCCCACTCTCCTCCGGTGCTCCATGAGCCACCTCTGCCTGTTGTCGTAGCCGATCCGGCTCCCGATCTGCCTCCTGAACCCACGCATGAGTGTCTGGCCAGGCGCATCAGCAGGCGCGCCAAGATGGCCGCTAACTCTGGTGTTAAGGCCAGACGCAGCACTCGATTGGCCGAAATCGAGCCCCCAAACTACTCCTCCATGACTGCCAAGGCCATGCGCTCCAAACGACCTCTCAACTGCTTCCAAGGATCTCTCGGACGCCCTTGTCCACGCTCGTCTCTGCGATATGGATGGACTCATCGACGAGTCGGCCCGCGGTCCTGCCTCGCCAGAGGATCTCGCGGCCATTGCTACTGCCTGcggtgctccgccggaggtggCGGCTGATATCGCTTCGGGCTCTGGTGTTTTGGGCTCGCCATGATTACATCTCCCGTATGCCACTGCCACTCTGCTGGCCGCTCTTGTTGGGCATGTATCCGGTGCGTCGCACCCTACCGTAGTTGCTATGTTAGGTTAGAGTTAGCTATGTTAGTGCTCACGCGTGGTTCTGTCAACTTGTCCCGCTACCTCCTGTACCTGGATGCTCGCTTGCTGGGTTGCTTATCCTATGTATGGTGCTTGCTGAAGTTTCCATTATGAAAAATGAATCCTACTCTATCGTGTCTTGGAACGTTCGAGGTCTTGGTGACAATGATAAATGTGCTAATGTGTTCTCTGAGATTAATCAACTACGCCCATCGATCGCTCTTTTTCAAGAAACTAAACTTCTCAAACCAGACACCATTAAAATACGCTCGATCCTACCACGCTTCCTAGACTCAAACAACCATCTAGACGCTATCAGTTCTGCGGGTGGCATTCTCTCTGCCACTAACTCACGCTGTTTCACACTTCTCAGCTGTGACCATAGGCGTTTTAGCTCCACCCTCACCCTCTCTTGCCTTGCCTCGCAACACGCCGTCTATATCACCAACGTCTACGCTCCTTCGCAAAGGGATCTCAAAAGAGATTTCCTGGATGAGCTTAAACAAACTGAACCACCACCACAATCCCCCTGGCTCCTCATCGGTCACTTCAATCTGATTCGCTTCCCCAATGAAAAGAACAATAATAACTTTCGCCGATCTGAAGCAGATGCCTTCAATGATACCATTGATCAACTTGCTCTCATTGAGCTCCCTCTTCTTGATCGCCAATTCACGTGGTCAAACAAGAGGCCATCCCCTACGCTTGTAAGGCTAGATAGGGTTCTTATTAACCTCCCCTGGGATGCGCTCTTTCCCAACACCCACCTGACCTCTCTCACTCGTTTCGCCTCCGATCACGTTCCGCTACTGGTTACTATGTCCACATCTATTCCCTCCTCCCGCCTTTTTCGCTTTCAATGTTACTGGACCTCCCTCCAGGCCTGCAAAACCATAGTGCAAACCACTTGGCTGCCCATTGATCAAAACCACAATGGGCCGGTACTGGACCCCGCGACTTCTCTGGCTCAAAATCTGAAAAAAACACGGCCAGCCCTTAAATCTTGGGCCAAAACTCTTAGGCCCATCTACCAACGGGAGCAAATTGCAAACTTGCAATTCTGGCCCTTGACCTTAACGAGGAACTTGCCCCCCTCTCCCTTCTGGAACTAAAGCTTAGGCTCACAATTTCAAATCTGTTACAAGCTGCTATTAAACAGAAAATTTCCTTCTGGAAACAGAGGGGTAAGATCAGAGGGGCCGTCGACGGCGATGAAAACACCAAGTTCTTCCACGCTCTGCCACACAACGATCTCGCTCAAATAAAATCCTGTTGCTCATCCACAATGACTCTGAAATCTTCCTGAACGAACACAAAGCAGCAATCCTAAAAAATTACTTCCAAAAACTCATCGGTACCACAAAAAATGCAACCTGGAACTTCAACTTACTACAGCTCTATCCGGCAACTCTTCCCCAGCTACGTGATCTTGCTAATCCGTTCTCCCAGGAGGAAATTCATCAAGCCTTTCTCTCCATGAACACAAACGCTAGCCCTGGACCAGATGGATTTGGCCCTATTTTCTTTAGAAAATATTGGCACGAAATCAAACACTCCATCCTCACGTTCTTTGCTGCTTTCCATGATCAAACAGCTTCCCTCGATCGATTTAACCGAGCATACATGGTCCTCATTCCAAAAACAATAGCCCCAACCTCCCCCGATGCATTTAGACCAATCTCTCTGCAAAACTGTACCCCAAAAGCGGTGGCCAAAGTTCTTACAAACAGGGTCAAACCACTCATCCCTCTACTCATTCACTACGACCAAACATGATTTCTTCATGGCCGCAACATTGCAGAAAATTTTATTTACGCTGCTGATATTCTCAGCGCTTGCCACACAAGAAAGGCCCCCACCATGGTCATCAAGCTGGACTTCAGAAAAGCTTTTGACTCCATTTCTTGGTCCTCTCTAACATCGATCCTACAAGCGAGAGGTTTCCCTCCTATCTTCTGTGCATGGGTCCAAAACATTCTCCACACTGGCAAAACGGCTATTCTCCCCAACGGCACTCCGGGATCCTGGATCCAATGTAGAGCTGGCCTTCGACAAGGTGATCCCTTTTCGCCGTATTTATTCATCATCGTCGCAGATGTCCTTCAAAGACTGATCACACAGGCTTTCAGGCAAAACGAACTATGCCACCCCCTCCGTTCGAATGAACCACCCGTAACCCTACAGTACGCCGATGACACACTTATTATTGCTGCTGCCAGCGTCGCAGCAACCACTATTCTCAAAAACACTCTGCATGATTTCGCCCTAGCAACTGGCCTAGTCATCAACCTCCAAAAAACCTCGCTTCTCACCATTGCCACAGATGACCCCACCCAAAACAACATCGCTGCAACTATTGGATGCAATCTCTCCTCCTTCCCGTTAATCTACctaggcctccctctctcccctctcaaACTACCACTCTCAGCTTTCGACCCTATACTAGATAGCTTTCGAAAACTCCTTTTCGGATGGGTTGCGCGTCTGCTCTCTCGTGGAGCAAGACTAACCTTGCTCACTGCTGTCCTCGATTCCTTAACTATTTACTTCATGTCCGTTTTTCGCCTACCGAAGTCTATCCTAGTTAAGCTAGACGCCATCCGGAGAGCTTTTTTCTGGTCTAACGAAGAAACTTGCACGGGTGCAAAGTGTCTGGTCGCGTGGAAAAATGTTTGCAGGCCTAAAGAACTGGGTGGTCTAGGCATTAAAAATCTTGAAATTCAGAACCGCTGCCTACTTATGAAATTTTCCTTCAAAATTTTGCAACACCCAAACATCCCCTGGACCCAGTGGTATCATCAACAATACCCACTTGGGATTGCAACAAAAACCCCTAGGCCTTTTTTCCTTTGGAAGATTATAAACAAAAACCTGCCTCTCCTAATTGAGCACTCCTTCGTGATTACCTACAACGGCCTCTCCACTTTCTTTTGGCTAGATAAATGGCTTCTTGACTCACCTCTACAAAAAGCTTTCCCCCACCTATACTCCCACTCCATAGATGACAAGGTTCTAGTGGCTACAGTTTGGCAAACCAGCTTATTATCGAACCTGCGGAACCGTCTTACTAATGCTGCTGCTCGAGAGTTGGACtg
Proteins encoded:
- the LOC123097440 gene encoding uncharacterized protein isoform X1 produces the protein MSPPPLLPCGPSAAPSSTQPTPPATAAAVHSPAPSSAPVVPASFHDPIPWHVSPTSRALRMALGVGDAMGDDFQAQVWRCLSKHINPRHHEPPCFLSVQVRHSSLDIDEELVAVLMQACLGGNAPTFQVTRLQDDLFRISVSDVRIVRALLAEPVLVATTHSIQFLPFPPPQQTHDPPTNIQTTLDIGDRFGHADAFLRSQLGFVPSPVIDFSRNIFDLFSTKVFSSPQDSSSPTRIIFFVHKANFMVDEPLVAVLLSFRFGGSPRSISIMRLSHAAFTASVSSYHVASLMAACSPIVAPRMFATVTVAPLAMPAPPPSPVASPLLLAGVPPQPAAAPSPASPPCMASMHVGPATANGRPPLGAPVTSPTLSLSRSHAKVRPFRPGISFNKLIFSKYHCLVTMPTTRLTHKPTTPIWVVFHSGSVCANETLINNALDHQFSFKCVFHATTLAPNLFLVHVFSVLVRREVLRCAPLEFSNFKILLFDSFDHASQTVRSVPLPTVFEPDSFDPSHNVRPTHCTSLLGPHSLTRINTQNLSPLNPGIHLTVLGEDSTASSPVDQNPLDGLGHVDLSASLASPVTSPRNLSNERKQKLGADCAVPSPSPPSLPSSLNPKTLDHPPPRPLSTTDCLDPLPSPQPPPGRLPGLLDLATACADPKAYPTVADLRDPSSLTACTNQCLHAHACAHHHVYSTSCLPYLRQPTHRPVPSASSRDRHGPVPRSCHSYHPCVLFGLHAAADPALLPGGFAQLPSSGRCNRPPHPLASPAYKSAPPRAASPKHIHHRYSRKQKPRCFRCLASDHTISDCRDPVRCSRCWCSGHRSFRCKAVRFLAFFPLCPLSAY